The proteins below come from a single Caulobacter segnis ATCC 21756 genomic window:
- a CDS encoding electron transfer flavoprotein subunit alpha/FixB family protein gives MAVLVVADNDNAHLRDATHKTVTAALKISGDIDVLVLGKGAKAVADAAAKIAGVRKVLLAESDALGHGIAEAQADAVLALAGNYDAILVPATSGGKNFAPRVAAKLDVAPISDIVEVVSADTFTRPIYAGNALETIQSSDAKKVITVRPTAFAAAAEGGSASVESVAGADAGKTRFVSEEMVKSDRPELAAAKIVVSGGRAMGSAEEFQRVIEPLADKLGAAVGASRAAVDAGYAPNDYQVGQTGKVVAPQLYVAIGISGAIQHLAGMKDSKVIVAINKDADAPIFQVADFGLVADYKTAVPELMDALTAAGK, from the coding sequence ATGGCTGTTCTCGTCGTCGCCGATAACGACAACGCGCACCTGCGCGACGCGACCCACAAGACCGTTACCGCCGCCCTGAAGATCTCGGGCGACATCGACGTCCTGGTCCTGGGCAAGGGCGCCAAGGCCGTGGCCGACGCCGCCGCCAAGATCGCCGGCGTCCGCAAGGTGCTGCTGGCCGAGTCCGACGCCCTGGGCCACGGGATCGCCGAAGCCCAGGCCGACGCCGTTCTGGCGCTGGCCGGCAATTACGACGCGATCCTGGTTCCGGCCACCTCGGGCGGCAAGAACTTCGCCCCGCGCGTCGCCGCCAAGCTGGACGTCGCCCCGATCTCGGACATCGTCGAGGTCGTCAGCGCCGACACCTTCACGCGCCCGATCTACGCCGGCAACGCGCTGGAGACGATCCAGTCCAGCGACGCCAAGAAGGTGATCACCGTCCGTCCGACCGCCTTCGCGGCGGCGGCGGAAGGCGGCTCGGCCTCGGTGGAGAGCGTCGCTGGCGCTGACGCCGGCAAGACCCGCTTCGTCAGCGAAGAGATGGTCAAGTCCGACCGTCCGGAACTGGCCGCGGCCAAGATCGTCGTCTCGGGCGGCCGCGCCATGGGTTCGGCCGAAGAGTTCCAGCGGGTCATCGAGCCTCTGGCCGACAAGCTGGGCGCCGCCGTGGGCGCCTCGCGCGCCGCGGTCGACGCCGGCTACGCCCCGAACGACTACCAGGTCGGCCAGACGGGCAAGGTCGTGGCGCCGCAGCTCTATGTCGCCATCGGCATTTCGGGCGCGATCCAGCACCTGGCCGGCATGAAGGACTCCAAGGTGATCGTGGCGATCAACAAGGACGCCGACGCGCCGATCTTCCAGGTGGCCGACTTCGGCCTGGTCGCCGACTACAAGACGGCCGTGCCGGAGCTGATGGACGCCCTGACCGCCGCCGGCAAGTAA
- a CDS encoding LysR substrate-binding domain-containing protein — translation MRLPPFSSLVALEAAARHRSYSRAADELFVTHGAVSQQVRKLEDELGVQLFTRRGNQMEPTPTGAALAEQVRAAIDTLRRGVETARRAASGPIVISAGPAFATSWLSPRLARLSAETDELDLTIRVEDRVSDLATDGVDVALRYGVGPWAGMESVRLMDERIFPVCSPALLARFPIAGPEDLLSAPLLRHTDLPWSVWFRAMGIEPPELRPALGFDGSAMMLDAAAQGLGFALARGGYAQRDMDAGRLVRPLPGSIDVETGHNFVWRAENPKLPRILKLRDWFLEATKDDRKA, via the coding sequence ATGCGCCTTCCGCCCTTCTCCTCCCTGGTCGCTCTGGAGGCCGCCGCCCGCCACAGGAGCTATAGCCGAGCGGCGGATGAGCTGTTCGTGACCCATGGCGCGGTCAGCCAGCAGGTCCGCAAGCTCGAGGACGAGCTGGGAGTCCAGCTGTTCACCCGGCGCGGCAACCAGATGGAGCCGACACCCACCGGGGCGGCCCTGGCCGAGCAGGTCCGCGCGGCGATCGACACCTTGCGTCGCGGCGTCGAGACCGCTCGCCGGGCGGCCAGCGGGCCGATCGTGATTTCCGCCGGCCCGGCTTTCGCCACCAGCTGGCTGTCGCCCCGCCTGGCGCGGCTGTCGGCCGAGACGGACGAGCTGGACCTCACCATCCGGGTGGAGGACCGCGTTTCGGACCTGGCCACCGACGGCGTCGATGTCGCCCTTCGTTACGGAGTGGGCCCTTGGGCGGGCATGGAGTCGGTGCGGTTGATGGACGAGCGCATCTTTCCGGTCTGCAGCCCCGCGCTGCTGGCTCGCTTCCCCATCGCAGGTCCCGAGGATCTTCTTTCGGCGCCGCTGCTGCGTCATACGGACCTGCCTTGGTCGGTGTGGTTCCGCGCCATGGGGATCGAGCCGCCGGAGCTTCGGCCGGCGCTGGGGTTCGACGGCTCGGCCATGATGCTGGACGCCGCGGCCCAAGGCCTGGGCTTCGCGCTGGCGCGGGGCGGCTACGCCCAGCGTGACATGGACGCGGGTCGGCTGGTGCGCCCGTTGCCGGGATCGATCGACGTCGAGACCGGCCATAATTTCGTCTGGCGCGCCGAGAACCCCAAGCTGCCGCGCATCCTGAAGCTGCGGGACTGGTTCCTGGAGGCGACGAAGGACGACCGGAAGGCCTGA
- a CDS encoding lysine-2,3-aminomutase-like protein, with protein MSPAKTLRDVRSLAEAGLIPSERLAALEAVAARYAVAVTPAMAELIDTADPNDPIARQFVPAPEELVASPGEDGDPIGDSIHSPVDGIIHRYPDRVLLKPTHTCAVYCRFCFRREMVGPEGLSNLTPAQLDAAFAYIAARPQIWEVIVTGGDPFVLSSRRLAALIDRLEAIEHVKVVRFHTRVPAVDPALVTDDLVAALKRSTKAVYVALHANHARELTPAARAACAHLVDAGIAMVSQTVLLKGVNDDPETLSALMRAFVETRIKPYYLHHGDLAPGTAHLRTTIEDGQAIMRALRGTLSGLAQPTYVLDIPGGHGKAPVGPSYLSAGGVEDPNGRRHAYPPAAD; from the coding sequence ATGTCCCCCGCAAAGACCCTCCGCGACGTCCGGTCCCTGGCCGAGGCCGGCCTGATACCGTCCGAGCGCCTTGCGGCGCTGGAGGCGGTGGCGGCGCGCTACGCGGTGGCGGTGACGCCGGCCATGGCCGAACTGATCGATACCGCCGATCCGAACGACCCGATCGCCCGCCAGTTCGTCCCCGCGCCCGAGGAGCTGGTCGCCAGCCCCGGCGAGGACGGCGATCCGATCGGCGATTCTATCCACAGCCCTGTGGATGGAATCATCCATCGCTATCCCGACCGCGTGCTGCTGAAACCCACCCACACCTGCGCCGTCTATTGCCGGTTTTGCTTCCGCCGCGAGATGGTCGGGCCCGAGGGCCTGTCGAACCTGACGCCGGCTCAGCTGGACGCGGCCTTCGCGTACATCGCCGCCCGGCCCCAGATCTGGGAGGTGATCGTCACCGGCGGCGACCCGTTCGTCCTGTCCTCCCGCCGTCTGGCGGCGCTGATCGACCGTCTGGAGGCGATCGAGCACGTCAAGGTCGTGCGCTTCCACACCCGCGTGCCGGCCGTCGATCCCGCCCTCGTCACCGACGACCTGGTGGCGGCGCTGAAGCGCTCGACCAAGGCCGTCTATGTCGCCCTGCACGCCAACCACGCCCGCGAGCTGACCCCGGCCGCCCGCGCGGCCTGCGCCCACCTGGTCGACGCCGGAATCGCCATGGTCAGCCAGACCGTGCTGCTGAAGGGCGTCAACGACGATCCCGAGACACTGTCGGCGCTGATGCGCGCCTTCGTCGAGACACGGATCAAGCCCTACTACCTGCACCATGGGGATCTCGCCCCCGGCACCGCCCACCTGCGCACCACGATCGAGGACGGCCAGGCGATCATGCGCGCCCTGCGCGGGACGCTGTCGGGCTTGGCCCAGCCGACCTATGTGCTCGACATCCCCGGCGGCCATGGCAAGGCGCCGGTGGGGCCAAGCTATCTGTCCGCGGGCGGGGTCGAGGATCCGAACGGACGCCGGCACGCCTATCCGCCGGCCGCCGACTGA
- a CDS encoding 3-hydroxybutyryl-CoA dehydrogenase produces MSEIKTVGVIGAGQMGAGIAHVVALAGYGVKLHDVSRERIDAGIATIEKNMTRQVGRGIIDDAAMQAALARISPAEGLEDVGATDLAIEAATENEEVKKSIFRSLQPHLKPDTLLASNTSSISITRLASATDRPERFIGLHFMNPVPLMKLVEIIRGIATDVPTYETAVSFAKSLGKITSNAEDFPAFIVNRVLVPMINEAIYTLYEGVGTVDAIDTAMKLGANHPMGPLELGDFIGLDTVLSIMNVLHEGLADSKYRPCPLLVKYVEAGWLGKKTGRGFYDYRGETPVPTR; encoded by the coding sequence ATGAGTGAGATCAAGACGGTCGGCGTGATCGGCGCCGGCCAGATGGGGGCGGGCATCGCGCATGTCGTCGCCCTCGCCGGTTACGGGGTGAAGCTGCACGACGTTTCGCGCGAGCGGATCGACGCCGGCATCGCCACCATCGAGAAGAACATGACCCGCCAAGTCGGCCGGGGCATCATCGACGACGCCGCGATGCAGGCGGCTCTCGCCCGCATCTCGCCCGCCGAAGGGCTCGAGGACGTCGGCGCGACCGATCTGGCCATCGAGGCGGCCACCGAAAACGAGGAGGTCAAGAAGTCGATCTTCCGCAGCCTGCAGCCGCACCTGAAGCCCGACACGCTGCTGGCCTCGAACACCTCGTCGATCTCGATCACGCGACTGGCGTCGGCGACCGACCGCCCCGAACGCTTCATCGGCCTGCACTTCATGAATCCGGTGCCGTTGATGAAGCTGGTGGAGATCATCCGCGGCATCGCCACCGACGTGCCGACCTACGAGACGGCCGTCTCCTTCGCCAAGTCGCTGGGCAAGATCACCAGCAACGCCGAAGACTTCCCCGCCTTCATCGTCAACCGCGTGCTGGTGCCGATGATCAATGAGGCGATCTACACCCTGTACGAAGGGGTCGGCACGGTCGACGCCATCGACACGGCGATGAAGCTGGGCGCCAACCATCCGATGGGCCCGCTGGAGCTGGGCGACTTCATCGGCCTGGACACCGTGCTGAGCATCATGAACGTGCTCCACGAAGGTCTGGCCGACAGCAAGTACCGTCCCTGCCCGCTGCTGGTGAAGTATGTCGAGGCCGGCTGGCTGGGCAAGAAGACCGGTCGCGGCTTCTACGACTATCGCGGCGAGACGCCGGTTCCGACCCGCTAG
- a CDS encoding helix-turn-helix domain-containing protein — protein MSGSARRDLWILDARERADAAEEYRKACAHLFDITLLTPDEAFYNHMEGYNLAGVVLAHCSGVPQRFQRKLSHIAADASDSIMAVLELKSEGWRGDYDGRPASSDMGAIRLIDMSRPFDMVTQTYETVHLILSRAALEPQAAELDFHGCVASEGSPSGRLLDSHLRAVWAAAAEMSATDLALAGKAAAALVTAVILAHAMPASDDVRPVEKMLLATAQRFVAQNLSEPDLSPEAVRRHLGVSRSLLYKVFEPVGGVSAFIQARRLDQAFDDILSDGAEQQTVAEIGYRLGFRSDAHFSRAFRARFGMTPGRLRTLGEPARREGLSAIERPDDVFAWLRGLL, from the coding sequence ATGAGCGGCTCGGCGCGCCGCGATCTCTGGATTCTCGACGCCCGCGAGCGCGCGGACGCGGCGGAGGAGTATCGCAAGGCCTGCGCCCACCTGTTCGACATCACCCTGCTGACGCCCGACGAGGCCTTCTACAACCACATGGAAGGCTACAACCTGGCCGGGGTGGTGCTGGCGCATTGCTCGGGCGTGCCGCAGCGGTTCCAGCGCAAGCTCTCGCATATCGCCGCCGACGCCTCGGACTCGATCATGGCGGTCCTCGAGCTCAAGTCCGAAGGCTGGCGCGGAGACTATGACGGTCGGCCGGCCAGCAGCGACATGGGCGCGATCCGCCTGATCGACATGTCCCGCCCCTTCGACATGGTCACTCAGACTTACGAGACCGTGCACCTGATCCTGTCGCGCGCCGCTCTGGAGCCCCAGGCCGCCGAACTAGACTTCCACGGCTGCGTGGCCAGTGAGGGCAGTCCCAGCGGTCGCCTGCTGGACTCGCACCTCAGAGCGGTCTGGGCGGCGGCGGCGGAGATGTCCGCGACCGACCTGGCCCTGGCGGGCAAGGCCGCGGCCGCCCTGGTCACCGCGGTGATCCTGGCTCACGCCATGCCGGCCAGCGACGACGTGCGTCCGGTGGAGAAGATGCTGCTGGCCACCGCCCAGCGGTTCGTCGCGCAGAACCTGTCCGAGCCCGATCTTTCGCCGGAGGCGGTGCGGCGTCACCTCGGCGTGTCGCGCAGCCTGCTCTACAAGGTGTTCGAGCCGGTCGGCGGGGTCAGCGCCTTCATCCAGGCGCGCCGTCTCGACCAGGCCTTCGACGACATCCTTAGCGACGGGGCCGAGCAGCAGACCGTGGCCGAGATCGGCTATCGCCTGGGCTTCCGCTCGGACGCCCACTTCAGCCGCGCCTTCCGCGCCCGGTTCGGCATGACGCCGGGCCGCTTGCGGACGCTGGGCGAGCCCGCGCGCCGCGAGGGGCTCTCGGCGATCGAGCGGCCGGACGACGTGTTCGCCTGGCTGCGCGGATTGCTCTGA